The segment NNNNNNNNNNNNNNNNNNNNNNNNNNNNNNNNNNNNNNNNNNNNNNNNNNNNNNNNNNNNNNNNNNNNNNNNNNNNNNNNNNNNNNNNNNNNNNNNNNNNNNNNNNNNNNNNNNNNNNNNNNNNNNNNNNNNNNNNNNNNNNNNNNNNNNNNNNNNNNNNNNNNNNNNNNNNNNNNNNNNNNNNNNNNNNNNNNNNNNNNNNNNNNNNNNNNNNNNNNNNNNNNNNNNNNNNNNNNNNNNNNNNNNNNNNNNNNNNNNNNNNNNNNNNNNNNNNNNNNNNNNNNNNNNNNNNNNNNNNNNNNNNNNNNNNNNNNNNNNNNNNNNNNNNNNNNNNNNNNNNNNNNNNNNNNNNNNNNNNNNNNNNNNNNNNNNNNNNNNNNNNNNNNNNNNNNNNNNNNNNNNNNNNNNNNNNNNNNNNNNNNNNNNNNNNNNNNNNNNNNNNNNNNNNNNNNNNNNNNNNNNNNNNNNNNNNNNNNNNNNNNNNNNNNNNNNNNNNNNNNNNNNNNNNNNNNNNNNNNNNNNNNNNNNNNNNNNNNNNNNNNNNNNNNNNNNNNNNNNNNNNNNNNNNNNNNNNNNNNNNNNNNNNNNNNNNNNNNNNNNNNNNNNNNNNNNNNNNNNNNNNNNNNNNNNNNNNNNNNNNNNNNNNNNNNNNNNNNNNNNNNNNNNNNNNNNNNNNNNNNNNNNNNNNNNNNNNNNNNNNNNNNNNNNNNNNNNNNNNNNNNNNNNNNNNNNNNNNNNNNNNNNNNNNNNNNNNNNNNNNNNNNNNNNNNNNNNNNNNNNNNNNNNNNNNNNNNNNNNNNNNNNNNNNNNNNNNNNNNNNNNNNNNNNNNNNNNNNNNNNNNNNNNNNNNNNNNNNNNNNNNNNNNNNNNNNNNNNNNNNNNNNNNNNNNNNNNNNNNNNNNNNNNNNNNNNNNNNNNNNNNNNNNNNNNNNNNNNNNNNNNNNNNNNNNNNNNNNNNNNNNNNNNNNNNNNNNNNNNNNNNNNNNNNNNNNNNNNNNNNNNNNNNNNNNNNNNNNNNNNNNNNNNNNNNNNNNNNNNNNNNNNNNNNNNNNNNNNNNNNNNNNNNNNNNNNNNNNNNNNNNNNNNNNNNNNNNNNNNNNNNNNNNNNNNNNNNNNNNNNNNNNNNNNNNNNNNNNNNNNNNNNNNNNNNNNNNNNNNNNNNNNNNNNNNNNNNNNNNNNNNNNNNNNNNNNNNNNNNNNNNNNNNNNNNNNNNNNNNNNNNNNNNNNNNNNNNNNNNNNNNNNNNNNNNNNNNNNNNNNNNNNNNNNNNNNNNNNNNNNNNNNNNNNNNNNNNNNNNNNNNNNNNNNNNNNNNNNNNNNNNNNNNNNNNNNNNNNNNNNNNNNNNNNNNNNNNNNNNNNNNNNNNNNNNNNNNNNNNNNNNNNNNNNNNNNNNNNNNNNNNNNNNNNNNNNNNNNNNNNNNNNNNNNNNNNNNNNNNNNNNNNNNNNNNNNNNNNNNNNNNNNNNNNNNNNNNNNNNNNNNNNNNNNNNNNNNNNNNNNNNNNNNNNNNNNNNNNNNNNNNNNNNNNNNNNNNNNNNNNNNNNNNNNNNNNNNNNNNNNNNNNNNNNNNNNNNNNNNNNNNNNNNNNNNNNNNNNNNNNNNNNNNNNNNNNNNNNNNNNNNNNNNNNNNNNNNNNNNNNNNNNNNNNNNNNNNNNNNNNNNNNNNNNNNNNNNNNNNNNNNNNNNNNNNNNNNNNNNNNNNNNNNNNNNNNNNNNNNNNNNNNNNNNNNNNNNNNNNNNNacgaagttcagagagtcgatttcagtacccaaatttcagaattctaagtgttttggaacgagacccccacgacggtccgtcgagcccatgacggttcgtcgtgggatccgtcgactcagccagtttttccagaaataaaatctgctgctcaaaacgactaaacaggtcgttacatattattatttattttcaagaaaaaaaaattgtacaacgTTTATTTGGACAACAagatcaaaacaaaataaacgtGGAAAAGGGGTCGGGTTGGCTATTTAGTCTTCGGTTCTTTGgtttaattttatcatattttagttGATCACACTTTTGGATTTCAATTTTGATTCTCTTCAATCCTTTTAACTTCATTTCGATTTGATTCAGtgttttcaaaatgattttttggtgcgaatgaaaaaatataatgaaaatcaaatcataatataagacacttaaaaattaaaaacatgttAAGTGATCATCTATGTCACCATAGAAATCACTTATTGTGCAGAAAAGATCATATTTAGAAAGAACATTATTTCTCATACTATATTGCTCGAGAAAAACAAGGACGAAGATATGTTCTTTTACATGACGTACATCGACAAAAGACATACAAATTCCTCttgaaaattaatatttggAGTTAGCTATCTGGATTGAAAATATGTTGCTACAGTGAAATGTTTATGGATGATCTAAATGCTACGTGACTTTTGTATTTGATTAAAGAAATGcccttatatatataatttaataaaatacaattcTTTGATACACTGAAGTATTAAGACCTTTATATCAAACACCAAATTgaagaatcaaaatttttattaaaaaacattaaaatttaattaaaaaatctaaattaattcatatatgatttttcaatatttatgtcCATCTCCATAGCGAATAAAAGAATTTCTATTTAGTTTGCATTTGTCCATGAAGATAAGAAAATCAAGATTTTCTCTCTTAAATACAAacaaatgattttctttttttacttattacattgatttaatttaattataatataaggGACTAATTTACATGAAAGCAAAAATAAGTGTATTGTTATGTAATTTTAAGAACCCCATGCCCCATGAAAGTAAACTTCCCACAAATTTGCTTTGGCTTTTGCAATAGAAGTAAATAATTACTACTTAGAAGAAATTAGATGTTTTTAGGTCCCAAAGATTTGGGAGTTGTTGTTGCCCGCCAACATCCTCTTGGCTTAGCTCATTCTAATTATCTCCTACAACAGGTACTGCTTTATTTCAGATTGGAAATTGAGCTCGTAAGTAAAAACATATATACTTTcttgaaaagttgtgatttttaacTTGACCCCATGTGCTTATTGTTGTTTCTTGAAAAATTCCCCTGACCCTAGTgaaaatttgtgattttgtatGATTATTCATGTGGGTATAGACTATAGAGTAATCGTCTTGTTCTAGTTTATGTAGGGTAGGTTTGTTAATTTGATGCTTTTGGCAACTGGGCATCTGTTAATTCATTTTTGCTTCAGTTTGGTTGATGGTGGAaagtgtatttttttattttgtttttgtgaaagaaaaaagatgcaatttttagtttatgaccaagaaaaagaagttcatttatttatttagctcAGAATTTGGCTTTGTGTATACTTCTCTACAGATATCAGTATTGGAGGGTGAATTACAAGCCAGCACTGAAAATGGTTTCTGAATTAATAAATGCCAACCCCGTCGTGTATAAAAAGAAGGAGCGGCGAGATAGAGGTGCCAGAACTGTTCTGGATGAATATGCAGCTGAACCTATCGACCAGCTAGAAATTTTTGATATCCTTCTGAGTGGGTGCATCCTATGGTTGTTGTGTTAATGATGATTGAAATTGGATGTTGTTCTTAATTTGTTATGCCAGGCTTGAAATTAATCTTTATATGTTAAGGGAATATCTATGAGGCTAGAACTCATCTACTTCAGAATATGCGGTAGTAAGTTCAATCATTCATATTCAAAGGGCACTACATATTACTCATACAACCAGCATGCTAAGTTTCTGTGTAGCATTAACATACCACACTGCAAAATACCTAGAGGAGGTGTTTAAATTTGCAAACTAGAGTTGATTCCTTATTCCCTTATACTAGTTGTTTGTGATATTTATTGTTGTGCCATGTAGTTCAATGTGAAAGATGAAGTGAAAAATCCTTTTGTACCTTGGTGCACAAAATAGGTTTATGAGcgttcctttttcttttttgatgaaGGCTTATAAACTTAAGCTTTCTCTTTTCTGgtatgataagattgattaatattttgtCACTCTATTTTTTTGGCTAAATCCCAGAGAATGAAGTTGGATTGAAGTTGGCATATTGAGTGTCTGATTACTTTGCAAAAAGAGGGGACATATAGTGGGATAAGTGTACATGTCAGTCACGAAGCTCCATTTCTGTAGAAACATGATGATAGCtatctttattttgatttttctgaaAGCCTTTCACTAAAGAGGTTGACATATGATTTTCTTGTCCTTATTTTGCTTTTTCCTGGATTTGTGTGTGGGGTGGGTGGGTGAGGGTGGGATGGGATGAGGAGGGCATGCATTATTGGCCCCTCCAATATTTGTTTTACATTATTGGAATCGAAGTACACATTGTTTTGCTATTCCTAGAAAAAGGTAGAATATATTAGGAACAGATGTCATGAAAAGTGTTAGGATCATGCTGCCTTCAGTTCTGATTTGAGGTGATACCGTCCAATCAGTGACCAACTATTTTTGTATACTTCCTATTCAATTAAAACATGGATCAGTCTAATCAATTCCGTACACATAATTTCAATCTTCACATTACCCTGCTTGATGAACCTTTACATAGTTTCATACTTTTTCTTGCTTCAGAAATGCCAGTGTTATTCAGTACCtttgattttgtattttatagGGTTCCTTCCAACTATTTTCCAGCCTATTTGTTCATTGTATCATTTCGTGGAGGCAAGTATTAAGTTTGATTTGTCAGGGAAACTTCATAGTAATGAAAATTTAATCATTCCTTAACATTCTTACACCATATTAGAGATATAAAAGATCCAGAGCATCCCTATTCTCTGGAAGAGCTGAAAGTTATAACAGAAGATGCGATTGACATAGATGACCAGCGAAGCTATGTAAGGTGAGAAAATGAATCCGCTTCGTATGTTTCTATTTTGATTCCTCATAGGTGGCATTTTCGCGTTGTCTAAGAAGAGGAAGTTTTTGATTCAGGGTCACATTCACGCCTACCGTGGAACATTGCAGCATGGCGACTGTTATTGGATTATGCTTGCGTGTGAAGCTTATGCGAAGTTTGCCTTCCCGTTATAAGGTATGCTTTATCACCCTCCTGTTTTGATTCAACAGACTCGTAATGTTACACATCTTATCCTGTAAAACTGATATTACAATTGATAGAGGGTGCCTGCTGGGAAGTCCTCGTGTTGCACCCCTTTTTTcagcttttaaaaaaaaaagatattacaaTTGATAGAATGTTATGCTAAAAATTGATGTGATATTATGACATTATTATAGAAGTTTATAATTCCCAAAAGCCATGGAAAAGAGGTTATACCTGTCGAGCTTGGCGAAGCATTGATGTCACGGCTGctatatttatgtgttttcttAGAACTATTAAAGACTTCAACCTAAAAGATTTTTCCTCGGCACCAGTTGAGTGAATCTTCAGGCACATATCCTACACTCGggatttcattttcaaaatcttgaGCAATTTGCAAATGTGGTTACCTTTTCGTTGAACCTGTTATTACTGAGCATGGGTCGATTCTATTCAACATGACAAGTGTCATCATTAGCTTATATCTGACTTTAATTTGGTTCTTCCGCACCACCACTAAAAGAATTAATTCAGCCAAGCTGTTACTTTAATTCCGGTACGTTGAGTATATAAATGGATAGGTTTTCTTTCACAGCCTAAATGATACAGAGTAAAGGAaaacatacacacacacacaccgtCTTCTGGTTCTTGGCTTCTTACTACTCTTAACTTAAACATCCCTCAGCTGTGTGGCATTTTGTAGCTTCACTGTAGCTGCCTGGTGAGAtcataatcaaatcattttatCAGAAATAGTTGAGAAACTTTGAGCCGCGTTGTGCTGGTTTTCAAAATTACAGCTGACTTTGTATTCTGGATTCTTCTATCCCCAATCTCTTCCAAGTTCTTATGAGTAGTTGATGACAACTGCACTTAGTTCTGGTTTATCTCCATTGTTGTTAGGCCATATATGTTTCTTTCTAGATGCTCTAATGATATTCGATCTTACACCTGTGGATGTgttctttttttcaattgagAGGGATGTGGAAAAAGTAAAAGCCATAGGGAAACATGTTGAGATGGAATCTGATAATATAGAGTCTGACTTGTGGTGTAAATCATAGTTTTAGGTGTAATATGTTATATAAAGGTAACTtggaaaaatgataaaagtactTAAATCAGTGAATTTGTGTCATGTCTTTGTTTATCATGATCTTCTCAAAAAAAGTGCTAGTTTAGGAAGACTAACTCCTTTGCATATTGCAGCGAACAGTGTTGTTTTATCCTTACTTTGGTCAAGCAAATCATAACCACTTAGAAGTGTTCgttaaaatgttttcatttaCAATTACACCTCTCACAGAAAATGTGGTTTTCAAAGTATGTAACCACTTTCTAGCGTTGATAAAAGCAGTCCAACTGTTTGTAAcaagttttatataattattgtcTCAAAACTTTAATTTCAAACCACCAAGTGGTCGCAGTTTTTGACAAATTTTGATTCACCTTGCTACTTTTATGAACGGTGGTGTTTTGGCCAGCTTGCGAGCACATCAACTAATCTTTTCTTCTTGTGTCTAGACATTCGTACACCCAAAAATGTTTTTAGCCATTCTATTTGGTTGTAGCTTCTCCCAGCACTCTATTTATGTTGatatattaatgaaaattgCACTTTACcaatcaaaagaagaaaaaaaaactttagcCATTCTAAGGGAATTTTCAGATTTCTAGTTAGTGAAAAGAACAGACGTTTTAAGACTATACTagttatattcttttttattttttaacagttCTCCTGGTATGAATATTCACATTTTGCTTCCTATAGTTTGGGATTAACATGGAAGCCTAACCTTTAACTCGTTAGCCAATCGAAAACTAGTTAACTAGTATTGAAATATTGAACTCTGAAGTTCTAAATTTGAGTTGCTATGTTCCTGCCTCCCATTTATTAAACGAGCATTTTGAGTTTGATCAGTATATTACGAAAATTCTTCTCCATTGCATAACTTTGGTTTAATATTTAGATTCTTCAAACCAATGCCAGTTCTAAATGACGCATTTTACCAAAAGattatgaaatattaagaaAGTACGACCTGAGTTTGAGCCCACTCTTTCAGACTAACATATAAGCTAAAAGCTTCTAAAAACAACGTGTAGTTTCTACATAGACATCATAGGCTAGACATTCTTAGGCTTAATAATcagtaaaatgtttgtttaattCTTATAATTCCGTAGTCTGGTTAGAGACTTGTATGTAAATGTAGAGGTTAACGTGATAAATGTGTGTTTAGAGAATCTTTAGTTTAGAAAAATTTCcaattatttcttaaaagacAAATTATTTAGTATTGGAATAAATGGATCTGCGGTAGataaatgtgataaatgtgtgaCTTAGAGCATCTTTAGTTTTAGAGAAATCCCAGTTTTCTTTGCAATACAGATTATTTAGTTTCGGAATAAATGCAGCTTAATGCTGATAGAGGTGAATAAATATAGGTGATTCATGTAGATGATCTCAGCTAGTATGAGATTGTTGCTTAGTTGATTGAGTTGGTTGAGCAAGAGTGTAGACCATAGTAGGCTGCTTATATGTTCTATCTTGGAGTTTTATACCCTTTTGTACCATCTTGATACCCTTATATTTTTTCAccttattaaaagaaaaaaattccaaTAATCGTGGATAGATTCCAACCCCTTTTGCTCTGTACTTCAGGACAACTTACAGATTGTATTCTCATTCTCGTTTTTGCTCTACAGTAAAGTCATCGTGATATTTGCAAAGTTCTTCTGTATAGCATCTTCCTTTTCCTGAGCGAAGTAGGATCTTTTTGTCATCATAATTGCCATGTTTTTCCTGTTCATAGCAGCTTCTCCTTTTCTTACACAATGTAGGATgaactttatttcatttataccAGTCTCAAAATTTGGTGCTGTTTGTCCTGGTAAATCTTTGAAGGTTTTAGTGGTTTATTCTGTTGGGCGAGGAACAGCTAAATGAGCTCAGCAATCTAGAAAGCATAGAATTTATTTATCTTCCTTGAAAAGTAAAAAGTTGGGCTTGTATGGGGTTGTGATATAGCTTTTATGTTGGAAGGTGCAAAAGGAGTCGGGTAGGTTCTTTTGGCTGCCAGAGATGAGGTCAATGGACTTGTGAAATTTTCTTGTGATTGAACTACTTGTGGGTTGTTCCTGCATTATATGGGTAAACCCGTATCAGACCTTTAACCCAGTCTCTCTGCAATTTCAACTAGTTGCGTTCTTAAGTACAAGAATGAAATAATGATGCAAAGACTTCTGTTCAAAGTCATTTATCTTGTTGAACAATTATgcaaatatttcaatattgaaGTGTTCTGTTGGTAGCTTCcttaaattgtttgaaattGTTTTCCCTGTCCACAAGTATTCGGTCTGCTTGTTTTTAATAACATATCCTTGTTATCTTGCCAGGTCGATATTAGAGTAGCACCGGGGAGTCATGCTACGGAAACTGCAGGTATCTATCCATCTCTTTGTAACTGTCATACAACATCCAATTCTTTACCTGTCACTCTGCTGGACTTTCTTCTAATTCAACCCACAGAGGCATGCATTTCTTACTTCCCTTTTTTGCATTCACTAAAGTGCGCGTTCCTTTTAACATAGCACACGgttttttgctattttttccATACAAAATGTTCACCCTTTTTGTTAATATAAGTTACTACTATAACATATCCCAGTCGAAAAGAGATGGAAGGACAGAAAACCATACAACCCTATTGCTTATTAGTATCATAAAGCATTAGCTCTTTTCAAGAGTTGTCCGCGCTTGCTTTATATCCAGCAATTTATAATTTGTTATCTGCTTGCAGTAAATAAGCAGTTGAATGATAAAGAACGCGTAGCTGCAGCATTGGAGAACCCTAACCTCGTCGACATGGTTGACGAATGCCTCGCTCCATCGTATGCATGAGGAATCTTTTGTTTAGGTGTATGGAGATCCAACCTGATTAAAGGCTTTTCCTAGACCATGTTATATTGCCTGTTATGACTTGTGAATGTTTTTTAGACCTTTGGGTTCTTGTAattcaattattaatttcatagATACATTTGAGCTAACTTCACTCTCACTCATGAAAACAATATTTTCTCCGTCaacttttacttgtccactgTTCATTAGTACTCTCTAGTTTAGAGAATCAAGAGATAATTTATTGGAGTATTATATTTCTAATTCACcctttattaatataattatttttcaaaaactcttaatttattatattttgatataatgaaaCTTTCATTGTCATTCTATTTATTGTTCCTTAAGGAGCATGTGAAGTTAAtactaaaaagataaaattaacgAAGGGAACAATAACTGAGAGATATTACTTCTAACCATTTTATCCTCGTTATGAGtcttgatatattaattttttttcattaaatatttattctattgaggtgtttatagtcttcaagaataattatttaaggataaaattaaataaaaaatattttgattttttagaatgagaaaaataatttgaggtCAATGATTTTAAACGAAACAATTGATTTTATAATGAAGCAAAAAAAGTGAGTTCCTAAGGAGGggtaaaaataaattcttaggAAGTGTCTAAAATAAGTCACTATTTTAGGAAGTAACTAAAATAGActtagtggaagaaaaaattttactttattcaATATTCTAAACATTTTTCGTTATtctcataacatatatattttaatatagagCGGAACTATTTAtcacactttataaagtgtaagttATTCTAACACTTTGTAAACtgaaactttttcttacactacataaagtggaagaaaaaattatgttttacaaagagaaatataaattttacatAGGTTTCGACCGATAAAAGAGAACATTGTTGACAAGTCTTAGGCTCCTTTCTAACATAAATTTCAAGTATTATTAAATTGATTTGATTTCTGTACTCATTTTGAACCCTCAAAAAGTCTGTCAACAATTCGTCATTCAAAATAATTCAAACTCTCCAATATTTACTTGTTcttgtgataaaaatgaagtaggTATTTTTCGACTATAATAAAATTACAATCAGTACTATTTATACACATTCTTTTGTaaattgatgaaagaaatttatgatatcggacattaattgaatatttagcATTGTGTTTGGGAGGACAATTATAATAAGGGAAAAgagtcaaaaatacccctcgACTTTAGTTTATCAGTTGACTATACCCCTACCGTTAAAACAAACTTATATTTATCCCTGTCGTTACCAATTTCATCATTTGTACCCCTTCATTGATGAAGATTCTCAAATTGACTCAAATTAacccaaatttttaaaaatgacccATTTCTCATTTTGAATCCAATGCCCGACCCTCTAAGTATAACCTATTACCCTTCTACCCATTCTCTCAAATTAACCGaatcctccattgaagccaCGACAACTAGTTCAAACAATCACCACTTTCCTCTCTTCCTCCCACAAATCGCTACCCAAATCGTCTCTCCAAATCCTACCTTCCTTACCTCACTCAACTCCGACTCCGACATTCTTCGTCGGCCTACACATTGGCACTGGATATCACTCGCTGTCAATGAAAATTGTTTTTTACTTTAACGTTTTGCCTTTAGTTATTTTGgttaatttgtttttgtttccaTTTTCTCTTTGCAGAAATGGTGGAAGTTGAAAGCTAAATCccattttgaacttttttttttaaaaaaaagttgcaaTCTTGTTCTTATTCTGAATTTATATCaatgtaaaaaaattgaatcaacaagCTGATGAATCCACAAGAATATATGTTGTTGGAAGTGTGTGAAGTTTTTATGGAGTAAAgatataaaagtattttttcattcaaggaggaagaagatgaagaagaaattgatttttggaTTTAATTTGCCATGAGTTTTGTTTTGTGGGTTGGATTCGAATTTGGGTCAAAAAACAAAATCGGGTAATTTCAATTGAAATTGGATACATTTGAGTCAATTTGGGAATTTTCGTCAATTAAAGGGTACAAATGATGAAATTGGTAACGGCAGGGGTAAATATAACTTTGTTTTAACGGTAGGGATATAGTCAACTAATAAACTAAAGTCGAGCgatattttttacccttttcccAATAATAAACGATATTCTTTTCATGTATAATTTCATCATCCAATAAATCAAAAACTCTAACTTTTGAAATagaagacatttttttttcagtGATACAAAGTTAAATCGAAAATTACTCGTAGTTGCCTTTACGATGGTTTAAGTTCAAATGACCCAATTAGCttctttgttgattttcttttggaagattttaattagtaatagttttagatttatttctttgttcctcataatcacaatatctctcatttaattaataatagtttTGGATTTGGATTCTAACTCTCTAACTATCTCTTCACTTTATAGTCTATTTGCTTGACATTATTTATTGTTGGTTTTAGgataaaaaagatttaaattccCCGCAAGACGcttttatattttaactatCTTAAACTAAATTGATCGCCTTTAAATAAAACACTTAGCTAGTAAATTAATTCTCACTTTCAAACAaactctaaataattttttgtctcaaaattaagttagattttttagccaaataagttagttgatggaTATAAACGCAAGTCAGTGGATATTTTAGGTGCCCTAAAAACTTTcctaaaatattaataagaacGTGCGAACCCCTTTAAAGGTTTTTCAAAGGATATGTTGTTTAAGTCTATTTGAAAACAAAGATTTCgtgattttttctaaaattaagtggcgactctaaacaAGTCTACAAAagcaatataaattttttttctttaaataaaacataacaaattaattacaagtgataataaatttaaattaatacttttaattttaatatttaataaaggtttcttgattttttctaaaattaagtggcgactctaaacaAGTCtacaaaaacaatataaaaatatttttctttaaataaaaacataacaaattaattacaagtga is part of the Solanum pennellii chromosome 8, SPENNV200 genome and harbors:
- the LOC107027027 gene encoding protein AE7, with translation MVSELINANPVVYKKKERRDRGARTVLDEYAAEPIDQLEIFDHIRDIKDPEHPYSLEELKVITEDAIDIDDQRSYVRVTFTPTVEHCSMATVIGLCLRVKLMRSLPSRYKVDIRVAPGSHATETAVNKQLNDKERVAAALENPNLVDMVDECLAPSYA